A single window of Granulicella sibirica DNA harbors:
- a CDS encoding TldD/PmbA family protein, producing MPAAQAEAAVTTDLRQMASDIVQRALRAGASDAEAVVYEGEEFEAHVRLGEVETLKESGSRAIGLRVFMGKRAANTSSSDFSPEALQHLLDGAMTLARITSEDEFAGLPEPEEFGKLEGDLGLYFDDVNAQPPAERIEIARRVEAAAMAADPRITNSGGGDFDTSTSRKVMVNSRGFSGEFRKSYCGFSAAPIAQGPTGGMQRNYWYSSSRTVSRLEDPDTIGREAARRTLARLGARQVKTQAAPVVFSPEIARSIIGNIFDAANGDAIYRHATFFADMLGKQVAGENVTVVNDGTMIHNGIGGFGTSPFDGEGLPTRRTVLVEDGVLKSYVMNCYTARKLGMKSTGNASRGLAGTPGIGAGNFYLKPGTLKPEAIIGDVKQGLYVTETMGFGVNLVTGDYSQGASGMWIENGELAYPVEEITIAGNLKDMYRNIVAIGDDLVFRSASAAPTIRIEGMMIAGA from the coding sequence ATGCCCGCAGCACAAGCAGAAGCAGCAGTCACGACCGACCTCCGCCAGATGGCCTCCGACATTGTTCAGCGCGCTCTCCGCGCCGGAGCGTCGGACGCCGAAGCCGTCGTCTATGAAGGCGAAGAGTTTGAAGCGCATGTTCGTCTCGGCGAGGTTGAGACGCTGAAGGAATCCGGCTCGCGTGCCATCGGCCTGCGGGTCTTTATGGGCAAGCGCGCCGCCAATACCTCGTCCTCCGATTTCTCGCCCGAGGCGCTTCAGCATCTTCTCGACGGCGCGATGACCCTCGCGCGAATTACAAGTGAAGACGAGTTTGCCGGACTGCCCGAGCCAGAGGAGTTCGGTAAGCTCGAGGGCGACCTCGGCCTCTACTTCGACGATGTGAACGCCCAACCTCCGGCCGAACGCATCGAGATCGCACGGCGCGTCGAGGCAGCAGCCATGGCCGCCGACCCGCGCATCACCAACTCCGGCGGCGGCGACTTCGATACCTCGACCTCCCGCAAGGTGATGGTCAACTCGCGCGGGTTCTCGGGCGAGTTCCGTAAGTCGTACTGCGGCTTCTCCGCCGCGCCCATTGCCCAGGGGCCGACAGGAGGCATGCAGCGCAACTACTGGTACTCGAGCTCGCGCACGGTCAGCAGACTTGAAGATCCCGACACCATCGGCCGCGAAGCCGCTCGGCGCACATTAGCCCGTTTAGGGGCACGTCAGGTGAAGACACAGGCCGCACCCGTCGTCTTCTCGCCTGAGATCGCCCGCTCCATTATCGGGAACATCTTCGACGCCGCGAACGGCGACGCCATCTATCGCCATGCGACCTTCTTTGCCGACATGCTCGGCAAGCAGGTCGCCGGGGAGAACGTCACCGTCGTCAACGACGGCACGATGATTCACAACGGCATCGGGGGCTTCGGGACTTCGCCCTTCGATGGCGAAGGCCTGCCTACCCGCCGCACGGTTCTCGTCGAAGACGGCGTGCTGAAGAGCTACGTCATGAACTGCTACACCGCCCGCAAGCTCGGCATGAAATCGACTGGCAACGCCTCGCGTGGACTCGCCGGAACGCCCGGCATCGGGGCGGGAAATTTTTATCTCAAGCCCGGCACGCTCAAGCCTGAGGCGATCATCGGCGACGTAAAGCAAGGCCTCTACGTCACCGAGACCATGGGCTTCGGCGTGAATCTCGTCACCGGGGACTACTCGCAGGGGGCGAGCGGCATGTGGATCGAGAATGGCGAGCTCGCCTACCCGGTCGAAGAGATCACCATAGCCGGTAACCTCAAGGACATGTACCGAAACATCGTGGCCATCGGCGACGACCTCGTCTTCCGCAGCGCAAGCGCCGCCCCGACGATCCGGATCGAGGGCATGATGATCGCCGGAGCCTGA
- the tldD gene encoding metalloprotease TldD: protein MTLPFADHKRYFIEKLGISERLMERCLGEALSAGGEYADLYFESVTSTSLAMDESLVKTASQGISVGCGIRVLSGERTGYAYTDDLSSERLMKAARTAALIASGPAKELMSGFRHTVDSPSLYPVAGAESDSEILAKLKLIERADKAARAYDPRITQVRAGINDELRRILVAASDGTFASDTQPLARLNVFVLAKDGANTSKGTSGGGGRVMLDFFEGEKSPEHFASEAARTAILQLDAVEAPAGEMEVVLGPGWPGVLLHEAVGHGLEADFNRKKTSAFAGLVGQQVASSKVTVVDNGTMANRRGSLNVDDEGTPTQETVLIENGILKGFLSDKLNSRLMGLPNTGSGRRESYHHIPMPRMTNTYMLNGEDMPEDIIKSVKRGLYAVNFGGGQVDITNGKFVFSASEAYLIEDGRVTRPVKGATLIGNGPEALKYVSMVGNDLALDEGIGTCGKAGQSVPVGVGMPTVKLDRMTVGGTGR from the coding sequence ATGACCCTCCCCTTTGCGGACCACAAACGTTACTTTATCGAGAAGCTAGGCATTTCGGAACGTTTGATGGAGAGGTGCCTGGGTGAGGCGCTTTCGGCCGGCGGCGAGTACGCGGACCTTTATTTCGAGTCCGTCACCTCGACCTCGCTGGCCATGGACGAATCTCTCGTCAAGACCGCAAGTCAAGGAATCAGTGTGGGTTGCGGGATCCGTGTGTTATCCGGAGAACGTACGGGATACGCCTACACGGACGATCTTTCAAGCGAGCGCCTGATGAAGGCGGCACGCACGGCGGCCCTGATCGCGAGCGGGCCGGCCAAAGAATTGATGAGCGGTTTTCGGCACACGGTCGATTCGCCGTCGCTCTATCCGGTGGCCGGCGCGGAGTCGGATTCGGAGATCCTGGCGAAGCTGAAGCTGATCGAGCGCGCCGACAAGGCAGCCCGGGCGTACGATCCGCGGATCACGCAGGTGCGCGCCGGAATCAACGATGAGCTTCGCAGAATTCTGGTCGCGGCTTCGGACGGGACGTTCGCAAGCGATACCCAGCCTCTGGCGCGACTGAATGTTTTTGTCCTTGCAAAGGACGGCGCGAATACCTCCAAGGGAACATCCGGCGGAGGCGGGCGCGTCATGCTCGACTTTTTTGAAGGCGAGAAGAGCCCGGAGCACTTTGCCTCCGAGGCGGCTCGTACGGCGATCCTGCAGCTTGACGCCGTCGAGGCTCCGGCGGGTGAGATGGAGGTCGTGCTTGGGCCCGGTTGGCCCGGCGTGCTTCTGCACGAGGCGGTCGGACATGGGCTCGAGGCGGACTTCAACCGGAAGAAGACTTCAGCGTTTGCCGGGCTCGTCGGTCAGCAGGTGGCTTCGAGCAAGGTCACCGTTGTCGATAACGGCACGATGGCGAACCGGCGCGGATCGTTGAACGTCGACGACGAAGGTACGCCGACGCAGGAGACGGTGCTGATCGAAAACGGCATCCTGAAGGGCTTTCTTTCGGACAAGCTCAACTCCCGCCTGATGGGTCTGCCGAACACAGGCTCCGGACGGCGCGAGAGCTACCACCACATTCCTATGCCGCGCATGACGAATACGTACATGCTGAACGGCGAAGACATGCCCGAAGACATCATCAAGAGTGTCAAACGCGGGCTGTATGCAGTGAACTTCGGCGGTGGTCAGGTGGACATCACGAATGGAAAATTTGTCTTCTCGGCGAGTGAGGCTTACCTGATCGAAGATGGTCGGGTCACGCGGCCGGTGAAGGGGGCTACGTTAATCGGGAATGGGCCGGAAGCGTTGAAGTACGTTTCGATGGTCGGCAACGACCTTGCACTCGATGAAGGTATTGGTACCTGCGGCAAGGCCGGACAGAGCGTACCGGTCGGCGTAGGGATGCCCACAGTGAAGCTCGACCGCATGACGGTCGGGGGAACAGGAAGATAA
- a CDS encoding AAA family ATPase: MLILGCPGSGKSTMARLLAARTGLPVIHLDRLYWRKGWVEQDKAVWQAQVAEVLAAPAWIIDGTYGGTLTQRLAAADAAILLDYPRWLCLVRALKRVLLGFGRARDDMADGCPERLSLSFLIYIWNFRREKRPRIADELRRFSGRVIVLRTSAEATRWLNSEDVQTTELPRVRA, translated from the coding sequence GTGCTGATTCTCGGGTGTCCGGGTTCGGGCAAGTCGACCATGGCGCGGCTGCTGGCGGCGAGGACGGGTCTGCCGGTGATTCATCTTGACCGCCTCTACTGGCGCAAGGGATGGGTCGAACAGGACAAGGCTGTCTGGCAGGCGCAGGTGGCTGAAGTTCTCGCCGCGCCAGCCTGGATTATCGACGGCACCTACGGCGGGACTCTGACCCAGAGGCTTGCGGCTGCCGATGCGGCCATCCTGCTGGACTATCCCCGCTGGCTCTGCCTGGTTCGTGCCCTGAAACGCGTCCTCCTGGGCTTCGGACGCGCTCGCGACGATATGGCCGATGGCTGCCCGGAGCGGCTGAGCTTGAGTTTTCTGATTTACATATGGAACTTCAGGCGGGAAAAACGCCCCCGGATCGCCGACGAGCTGCGCCGGTTCTCCGGCCGCGTGATCGTGCTGAGGACCTCGGCCGAGGCCACACGATGGCTGAACTCCGAAGACGTGCAGACTACCGAGTTGCCCCGGGTCCGTGCGTAG
- a CDS encoding glycoside hydrolase domain-containing protein — protein MRVLICGMLMLAGLSRVGSCGGRKEAAPEPKAVAAAQDTVAATRDIVGFDRNDYPGDDAMAGLKKQFAYTGYWLTPPPGETANGWHGKRAVLRGQGYGFLVLANGRLDKEIKASKLSPAELGKQDAAKAVAAAKTEGFPAATIIFLDQEEGGRLLEEQAGYLFGWTEAVATTGFRPGVYGSGQPLPDGPGATITTIQDIREHVAKNHLHTIAIWAYQDACAPKGPSPGCTVQPPSRNASGTPDVTVWQYAQSPRRPDLTQSCTATYETDGNCYAPGVPGLMLDMNVAGSTDPSAGR, from the coding sequence ATGCGCGTTTTGATCTGCGGAATGTTGATGCTGGCCGGGCTGTCGCGCGTCGGCTCGTGTGGTGGGCGGAAGGAAGCAGCGCCTGAGCCGAAGGCCGTTGCAGCCGCCCAGGATACGGTAGCGGCGACGAGAGATATTGTTGGCTTCGATCGCAACGATTACCCCGGCGATGACGCGATGGCGGGGCTGAAGAAGCAGTTCGCGTACACGGGATATTGGCTGACACCGCCTCCGGGCGAGACGGCGAACGGATGGCATGGCAAGCGCGCCGTCCTGCGCGGGCAGGGGTACGGCTTCCTCGTCCTTGCCAACGGAAGGCTCGATAAAGAGATCAAGGCGTCGAAGCTTTCGCCAGCGGAGCTTGGGAAACAGGATGCGGCGAAGGCCGTGGCGGCGGCGAAGACCGAGGGTTTTCCTGCCGCGACGATTATCTTCCTCGACCAGGAAGAGGGCGGCCGGCTTCTCGAGGAGCAAGCGGGATACCTCTTCGGCTGGACCGAGGCGGTGGCTACGACCGGGTTTCGACCGGGCGTCTATGGGAGCGGACAGCCCCTGCCGGATGGCCCTGGGGCAACCATCACGACGATTCAGGACATCCGCGAGCACGTGGCGAAGAATCATCTGCATACGATAGCTATCTGGGCTTATCAAGACGCTTGCGCACCCAAGGGACCATCCCCGGGATGCACAGTGCAGCCTCCGTCCCGCAACGCGAGCGGCACGCCGGATGTGACCGTGTGGCAGTATGCGCAGTCGCCACGCCGGCCGGATCTAACCCAGAGCTGCACGGCGACCTATGAGACGGACGGGAACTGCTACGCTCCCGGAGTTCCTGGCCTGATGCTCGACATGAATGTGGCGGGCTCGACAGATCCTTCGGCCGGCCGATAG
- a CDS encoding YfiT family bacillithiol transferase, translating into MTDLRYPIGPAQIPNPIPQETLFLAMADIADLPAKLTAAVEGLDDAQLDTPYREGGWTVRQVVHHVADSHMHAFARIRFALTEPSPTIMPYDEAAWANLADYAAPIDWSLELLEALHARWVMLLQALTEEQWKRNFLHPENGSVGLEQAVLLYSWHSRHHTAHITRLRETMGW; encoded by the coding sequence ATGACCGACCTCCGCTACCCCATCGGCCCGGCGCAGATCCCAAATCCTATCCCACAGGAAACCCTCTTCCTCGCCATGGCCGACATCGCTGATCTTCCCGCAAAGCTCACCGCCGCTGTCGAAGGACTCGACGACGCCCAGCTCGACACTCCCTACCGCGAGGGCGGATGGACCGTCCGGCAGGTCGTCCACCACGTCGCCGACAGCCACATGCACGCGTTCGCCCGGATACGCTTCGCCCTCACCGAGCCTTCGCCGACCATCATGCCCTACGACGAAGCCGCCTGGGCAAACCTCGCCGATTACGCCGCGCCCATCGACTGGTCGCTCGAGCTCCTCGAAGCCCTCCACGCCCGCTGGGTCATGCTCCTACAGGCGCTCACCGAAGAGCAGTGGAAGCGCAACTTTCTCCACCCCGAGAACGGCAGCGTCGGACTCGAGCAGGCTGTCCTTTTGTATAGCTGGCACTCCCGCCACCATACTGCGCACATCACCCGTCTGCGCGAGACGATGGGCTGGTAG
- a CDS encoding VWA domain-containing protein — translation MKDRILRRLLFASLIATPSLLLVAQQPATTDPQPPPSQSTPAPSPPAPPAAAAPPPRQAGAPGQPLQPNPDGTYTIRRNARLVFLDVVVTDAKNNVVRDLTKSDFKVTEANEPQEILNFQETGSHLPDPNAVINSTQDLDRLAPNAPVNIVLLDEFNTRFEDMAFARYSLKKYLEKQPDKLLTPTMLVAVDIQKFTVLTDYTQDKQKVLDALDHHFVAYPWQAHNGAWIGERYGIAFGTLMRVAEAVIGHPGHKNMIWIGRGFPPLNFANQPIDTENRVNSIVQQCVNMLRDARVTLYTIDPAGVMVDPGIYGAAAAFNDPFGGNYQFNKLATATGGKALYGRNDVDAEIGTSIRDGSSFYTLTYRPSNTTMDPRKFRRIKIVLDRPGLTATTREGYYLQGGPAPVNPQKPSRRLAFDLVSAGDSTMVYDSVPFTVQPVPNEPDTYFVTVDAKGLVWTYATEGKPRHANLVAMTATFDKKGKELKRDAKTYEVTAPPNVAPTGRIELGTRLKVKIDHDPKAIRARFVVRVSQTGRMGTADLILGQPATAPPVASVPAPAATSTDPVPPPAASNPQP, via the coding sequence ATGAAAGACCGAATCCTTCGCAGGCTCCTCTTCGCGTCCCTCATCGCAACACCCAGCCTTCTCCTGGTCGCTCAGCAGCCCGCCACTACTGATCCTCAGCCCCCGCCGTCCCAGTCGACCCCAGCGCCATCACCCCCGGCCCCACCTGCTGCCGCCGCTCCTCCTCCACGGCAGGCTGGTGCGCCCGGTCAGCCGCTCCAGCCCAACCCGGACGGCACCTACACCATCCGCCGCAACGCCCGTCTCGTATTCCTCGACGTGGTCGTCACCGACGCAAAGAACAACGTCGTCCGCGACCTCACCAAGTCCGACTTCAAGGTCACCGAGGCGAACGAGCCTCAGGAGATCCTCAACTTTCAGGAGACCGGCTCCCACCTGCCCGATCCGAATGCGGTCATCAACTCCACCCAGGATCTCGACCGCCTTGCCCCCAATGCGCCCGTCAACATCGTCCTCCTCGACGAGTTCAATACCCGGTTCGAGGACATGGCCTTCGCCCGCTACTCGCTCAAGAAGTACCTCGAGAAGCAGCCCGACAAGCTCCTCACCCCCACCATGCTCGTTGCAGTCGACATTCAGAAGTTCACCGTCCTCACCGACTACACCCAGGACAAGCAGAAGGTCCTCGACGCGCTCGACCATCACTTCGTTGCCTACCCCTGGCAGGCCCACAACGGCGCATGGATCGGCGAGCGCTACGGCATCGCCTTCGGCACGCTCATGCGTGTCGCCGAGGCGGTCATCGGCCATCCCGGCCACAAGAACATGATCTGGATCGGCCGCGGCTTTCCCCCGCTCAACTTCGCCAACCAGCCCATCGACACCGAAAACCGCGTCAACTCGATCGTCCAGCAGTGCGTCAATATGCTGCGCGATGCCCGCGTCACCCTCTACACCATCGATCCCGCCGGGGTGATGGTGGATCCCGGCATCTACGGCGCGGCCGCCGCCTTCAACGACCCCTTCGGCGGCAACTACCAGTTCAATAAGCTCGCCACCGCCACCGGAGGCAAGGCGCTCTACGGACGCAACGACGTCGACGCCGAGATCGGCACGAGTATCCGCGACGGCTCGAGCTTCTACACCCTCACCTATCGCCCGTCGAACACCACGATGGACCCGCGCAAGTTCCGCCGGATCAAGATCGTCCTCGACCGCCCCGGCCTCACGGCGACCACGCGCGAGGGCTACTACCTCCAGGGCGGCCCGGCTCCCGTCAATCCGCAGAAACCCTCCCGCCGCCTCGCCTTCGACCTCGTCTCGGCGGGAGACAGCACCATGGTCTACGACAGCGTCCCCTTCACCGTGCAGCCCGTCCCTAATGAGCCCGATACCTACTTCGTGACAGTGGACGCAAAGGGCCTCGTCTGGACCTACGCCACCGAGGGCAAGCCGCGCCACGCGAACCTCGTGGCGATGACTGCGACCTTCGATAAGAAGGGTAAGGAACTCAAGCGCGACGCCAAGACCTACGAGGTCACCGCGCCGCCGAACGTCGCTCCCACCGGTCGGATCGAACTCGGAACCCGGCTCAAGGTGAAGATCGACCACGATCCCAAGGCCATCCGCGCCCGCTTCGTCGTCCGCGTCAGCCAGACCGGTCGCATGGGCACCGCTGACCTCATCCTCGGCCAGCCCGCCACCGCACCGCCAGTCGCCTCCGTTCCCGCTCCTGCCGCCACTTCGACCGATCCCGTCCCACCGCCTGCCGCGTCCAACCCCCAGCCATGA
- a CDS encoding VWA domain-containing protein: protein MTLGVLIVLAMQAEAQGDPVASPGSTLRSTANLVLVPALVLDRSGEMIHTLTQNDFALTDNGIPQKLTVEHIEHQPVSVVVLMQTGGAAPGEFAYYKGLGTMLDNLVGETSHKVALVTFDSQPEELWNFPPRGEGLSYAFTHPDPGDGGAAILDAISYSVDLLKQQPDTSRRVILLISQQHDAGSRIKPEAVVRELGESNTTIYSLTFSPAKKWFKDQFTGPRHGNGAYDMPGEAPLLYTFNLSGPLFEAWKALQQDTASEIAALSGGESLHFSTRKDLEEQLSLLANRIPNRYTLSFRPTSNEPGFHELKVQVLNQPEPVTVSARTSYWSK from the coding sequence GTGACTCTCGGGGTTCTTATCGTTTTAGCCATGCAAGCCGAGGCCCAGGGCGACCCGGTCGCGTCGCCCGGGAGCACCCTCCGCTCGACCGCGAACCTCGTTCTAGTCCCTGCGCTCGTCCTGGATAGGTCCGGCGAGATGATCCACACCCTCACCCAGAACGACTTCGCCCTCACCGATAACGGCATCCCGCAGAAGCTCACCGTCGAGCACATCGAGCACCAGCCCGTCTCCGTCGTCGTCCTCATGCAGACCGGCGGGGCCGCCCCCGGTGAGTTCGCCTATTACAAGGGCCTCGGCACCATGCTCGACAACCTCGTCGGCGAGACCTCCCACAAGGTGGCCCTCGTTACCTTCGACAGCCAGCCCGAGGAGCTCTGGAACTTCCCGCCGCGCGGCGAGGGCCTCAGCTATGCCTTCACCCATCCCGACCCCGGCGACGGCGGCGCGGCCATCCTCGACGCCATCAGCTATTCCGTCGACCTCCTCAAGCAGCAGCCCGATACCTCCCGCCGCGTCATCCTCCTCATCAGCCAGCAGCACGACGCCGGAAGCAGGATCAAGCCGGAGGCCGTCGTCCGCGAGCTTGGCGAGAGCAATACCACCATCTACAGCCTCACCTTCTCGCCCGCGAAGAAGTGGTTCAAGGACCAGTTCACCGGCCCCCGCCACGGTAACGGAGCTTACGATATGCCGGGCGAGGCTCCGCTGCTCTACACCTTCAACCTCAGCGGCCCGCTTTTTGAGGCATGGAAGGCGCTCCAGCAGGACACCGCGTCCGAGATCGCCGCACTCTCCGGCGGCGAGAGCCTCCACTTCAGCACCCGCAAGGACCTCGAAGAGCAGCTCTCCCTTCTGGCCAACCGCATCCCGAACCGCTACACCCTCAGCTTCCGTCCCACGTCGAACGAACCCGGCTTCCACGAACTCAAGGTACAGGTGCTCAACCAGCCGGAGCCGGTTACCGTCTCAGCCCGCACAAGTTACTGGTCGAAATAG
- the dusB gene encoding tRNA dihydrouridine synthase DusB has translation MKKRYTLEKKQWDDPVEHAMPEGARVPKSFDIGNVRIAPATVLAPMAGVTDTVFRRFIKNASMFSAENAGQDAGQSAVNVDSVTSNQQSGCGLIMTEFTSADGLSRMRETKRKRYLTYYDDEHPISAQLFGSNPVTLADSARICQDAGFDIVDLNLGCPAKRVVACNGGSGLLRDLPLIGEIFKAVRASISIPFTVKFRMGWNDKHIVCVELAKMAEDCGLNAVALHARTREDGYTGQARWEWIAAVKDAVSIPVIGNGDVRTPEDAAAMVDKTGCDAVMIGRVAPANPWIFRQIAQYTATGRYDSPTDQDRYRMIRDYFQKMVEEIEMENANEIARAEAITAAGQVAREKQARDCVGKMKQFAAWFTHGVPGGGALRKQIFDSKNGASVLDAVDAFFASRAETAVANEDEVMAAELVAAGEYCD, from the coding sequence ATGAAGAAGCGGTATACGCTCGAGAAAAAGCAGTGGGACGATCCGGTGGAGCATGCGATGCCTGAGGGAGCGCGTGTGCCTAAGTCCTTTGATATCGGCAACGTACGGATTGCTCCAGCTACTGTGCTGGCTCCGATGGCGGGCGTGACGGACACAGTTTTTCGCCGGTTTATCAAAAATGCGAGCATGTTTTCGGCTGAAAACGCTGGTCAGGACGCGGGGCAAAGTGCGGTAAATGTGGACAGTGTTACGTCGAATCAGCAGTCCGGGTGCGGGCTGATCATGACGGAGTTTACCTCGGCCGATGGACTCTCGCGGATGCGGGAGACGAAGCGGAAGAGGTATCTGACGTACTACGATGACGAGCACCCGATTTCGGCGCAGTTGTTCGGGTCGAACCCGGTGACGCTGGCGGACAGCGCGAGGATCTGCCAGGATGCGGGGTTCGACATCGTCGACCTGAACCTGGGGTGTCCGGCGAAGCGGGTGGTGGCGTGTAATGGCGGGTCGGGGTTGCTGCGGGATCTGCCCCTGATCGGGGAGATCTTCAAGGCGGTGCGGGCATCGATTTCGATTCCCTTCACCGTGAAGTTCCGGATGGGGTGGAACGATAAGCACATCGTCTGCGTGGAGCTTGCGAAGATGGCGGAGGACTGCGGGTTGAACGCGGTCGCCCTGCACGCGAGGACGCGCGAAGATGGGTACACCGGGCAGGCGCGGTGGGAGTGGATCGCGGCGGTGAAGGATGCGGTATCGATCCCGGTAATCGGGAATGGGGATGTGCGGACGCCCGAAGACGCGGCGGCGATGGTCGACAAGACGGGGTGCGACGCGGTGATGATCGGGCGCGTGGCTCCGGCGAACCCGTGGATCTTCCGGCAGATCGCGCAGTACACGGCGACCGGCAGGTACGACAGCCCGACGGATCAGGACCGGTACCGGATGATCCGGGACTACTTCCAGAAGATGGTCGAAGAGATCGAGATGGAGAACGCCAACGAGATCGCGCGCGCCGAAGCGATCACCGCTGCCGGACAGGTCGCGCGGGAGAAGCAGGCACGGGACTGCGTCGGGAAGATGAAGCAGTTCGCGGCGTGGTTTACGCACGGCGTGCCCGGGGGCGGGGCGCTGCGGAAGCAGATCTTCGACTCGAAGAACGGGGCCAGCGTGCTGGATGCTGTCGATGCGTTCTTCGCGTCGCGGGCGGAGACGGCCGTGGCGAATGAGGATGAGGTGATGGCGGCGGAGCTGGTGGCGGCTGGGGAGTATTGCGACTGA
- the rpmE gene encoding 50S ribosomal protein L31, whose translation MPKAGIHPDYHLTNVKCACGNQFETRSTHKGDIVVEICSACHPFFTGKQKLIDTAGRVERFRRKFAKSDAGKAETAKTETK comes from the coding sequence ATGCCTAAGGCAGGAATTCACCCGGATTATCACCTCACCAACGTCAAATGCGCGTGCGGCAACCAGTTTGAGACGCGTTCCACACACAAGGGCGACATCGTCGTGGAAATCTGCTCGGCTTGCCACCCGTTCTTTACGGGCAAGCAGAAGCTGATCGATACGGCAGGCCGCGTCGAGCGCTTCCGCCGCAAGTTCGCCAAGTCCGATGCGGGCAAGGCCGAGACGGCGAAGACCGAGACCAAGTAA
- a CDS encoding ATP-binding protein, giving the protein MTEVCKICDGAGLRIIQEEGRQVAAPCVCRIEQRAARMLDRARIPKRYEHCSLESFDTHFHSSNKTLTAAHMRARRFVENYPIETGGTGLLLTGSIGVGKTHLAVGILQALVAERGATGLFYDYRDLLKQVQHSYNSKVAATELEILRPVFDAEVLVLDELGASKPTDWVWDTVAHILNTRYNDRRTTIITTNYANFGPLGTEPANIRGKEETLGDRIGERMRSRLQEMCMVVEMQGKDFRQTVKRASFA; this is encoded by the coding sequence ATGACCGAAGTCTGCAAGATCTGCGATGGAGCTGGCCTCCGCATCATCCAGGAAGAGGGCCGCCAGGTCGCCGCCCCCTGTGTCTGCCGCATCGAGCAGCGCGCCGCCCGCATGCTCGACCGCGCCCGCATCCCCAAGCGCTACGAACACTGTTCGCTCGAATCCTTCGACACCCACTTCCACTCTTCGAACAAGACCCTCACCGCCGCCCACATGCGCGCACGCCGCTTCGTCGAGAATTACCCCATCGAAACGGGCGGTACTGGCCTCCTGCTCACCGGCTCCATCGGCGTCGGCAAGACCCATCTCGCCGTCGGCATCCTGCAGGCGCTTGTCGCCGAACGCGGAGCCACCGGCCTCTTCTACGACTACCGCGACCTCCTCAAGCAGGTACAGCACAGCTACAACTCAAAGGTTGCTGCCACCGAACTCGAGATCCTGCGCCCCGTCTTCGACGCCGAGGTCCTCGTCCTCGACGAGCTTGGGGCCTCGAAGCCGACCGACTGGGTCTGGGACACTGTCGCCCACATCCTCAACACCCGCTACAACGACCGCCGCACCACCATCATCACCACCAACTACGCCAACTTCGGCCCGCTCGGTACCGAGCCCGCGAACATCCGGGGCAAGGAAGAGACCCTCGGCGACCGCATCGGCGAACGCATGCGCTCGCGCCTCCAGGAGATGTGCATGGTCGTCGAGATGCAGGGCAAGGACTTCCGCCAGACGGTCAAGCGCGCCAGCTTCGCCTGA
- a CDS encoding DUF2393 family protein — MSDSQPNVPTSASSNALFATPPAERGGFPKAAVFGAIGAVLVIVLGIVIATRGHHGVAAGVILPLDAHAASLPMADVAMSESTSLSGGKSTFIDGRIKNTGSDTITGITVQVLFRNDEGLAPQVETLPLMLIRTHEPYVDTQTVAAAPLTPGQDREFRLIFENINNNWNIQIPEVHVVQVATK; from the coding sequence ATGAGCGACTCCCAGCCGAACGTTCCGACCTCCGCCAGCTCGAACGCCCTCTTCGCCACGCCTCCTGCGGAGCGTGGCGGCTTCCCCAAGGCGGCGGTCTTCGGAGCCATCGGGGCTGTGCTCGTCATCGTGCTCGGGATCGTGATCGCCACACGCGGCCATCACGGCGTCGCTGCGGGAGTCATCCTTCCCCTCGACGCGCACGCGGCCTCACTGCCCATGGCTGATGTCGCCATGAGCGAGTCCACCAGCCTCTCCGGAGGCAAATCCACCTTCATCGACGGCCGCATCAAGAACACCGGCTCCGACACCATTACCGGCATTACCGTCCAGGTTCTCTTCCGCAACGATGAAGGCCTCGCCCCGCAAGTCGAGACCTTGCCTCTGATGCTGATCCGTACTCACGAACCCTACGTCGACACCCAGACCGTCGCCGCTGCACCCCTGACACCCGGCCAGGATCGCGAGTTCCGCCTCATCTTCGAGAACATTAACAACAACTGGAATATTCAGATTCCCGAAGTCCACGTCGTGCAGGTTGCAACGAAGTAG